A DNA window from Mytilus trossulus isolate FHL-02 unplaced genomic scaffold, PNRI_Mtr1.1.1.hap1 h1tg000024l__unscaffolded, whole genome shotgun sequence contains the following coding sequences:
- the LOC134698889 gene encoding tripartite motif-containing protein 2-like → MIKESNIYCGPCESQHSTSVAEFWCPNCDEGLCSKCMEYHKVSKASRMHKTITIENLTTLPDFVRNIDHVCSSHDNTLDLYCSVHEKVCCMDCISAEHSECPGITSLTKVVQGVKESAFYYSVVKSIEDVTEFATKLQTNRKDNVDKLQHEKDLLVGEVKSKRTEIASHLDKLEVHLLQELDSTISLESQQIDQAVSHLQKKICTLKEYKNHISVITDIATDIQAFIALKEIHRNVVHEKETMLYVKEATGMKEISVGIQFVKEIEELVQEMKSMGNVELTKIATNMHFPGPKSHLVKILSDIQPGIENIKLTFLTKFQLPFDIDINICCCVILPDERVVLANNSNEEKGGIHIFDESGEYQKHIVCTSKPFGLAVINKSDIAVSFYKEQSIKVYDSESFKVKYVLLEGHCVFGLSVESDCLAAAVRNTGIHFINYSSGKILKILPSDIDLLTYVHMIGENTLITDYEKDILYCRNRDGKTVWKYSSDVMKGPRNMCTDTVGNIFVAAFVSDSIIAISPDGKNSKKILGVEDGLKNPKAICFSESTSTLLVVSQTGTALKYNLSYS, encoded by the coding sequence ATGATAAAAGAGAGTAATATTTACTGCGGACCATGCGAATCTCAACATTCCACTAGCGTAGCAGAGTTTTGGTGCCCAAATTGTGATGAAGGTTTGTGCTCAAAATGTATGGAGTATCATAAGGTTTCAAAAGCTTCCCGTATGCACAAAACTATAACAATTGAAAATCTCACAACTCTTCCAGATTTTGTACGCAACATAGATCATGTGTGTTCGAGTCATGACAATACCCTAGACCTGTATTGCAGTGTCCATGAAAAAGTCTGTTGTATGGATTGCATAAGCGCTGAGCATTCAGAATGTCCAGGTATAACGTCACTGACCAAAGTAGTTCAGGGGGTGAAGGAATCAGCCTTTTATTATAGCGTTGTGAAAAGTATCGAAGATGTCACAGAGTTTGCCACCAAACTTCAAACTAATCGTAAAGATAATGTAGACAAACTTCAACATGAAAAAGACTTGCTCGTCGGAGAAGTAAAATCCAAACGTACAGAAATTGCATCTCATTTGGATAAATTAGAAGTACATCTCCTACAAGAGCTAGACTCGACCATAAGTTTAGAATCCCAACAAATTGATCAAGCGGTTTCTCAtctgcagaaaaaaatatgcactCTGAAAGAATATAAAAACCACATTTCTGTCATCACTGACATTGCTACAGATATTCAAGCGTTTATAGCCCTAAAAGAAATACACAGGAATGTTGTTCatgaaaaagaaacaatgtTATACGTTAAGGAAGCGACGGGTATGAAAGAGATCAGTGTAGGAATACAGTTTGTAAAAGAGATAGAAGAACTAGTACAAGAAATGAAATCTATGGGAAATGTAGAACTTACAAAGATAGCAACAAACATGCACTTCCCTGGACCGAAATCACATCTTGTGAAAATCTTATCAGATATTCAACCAGGAATAGAAAATATCAAACTAACttttttaactaaattccaGCTTCCTTTTGATATCGATATCAACATTTGTTGTTGTGTAATATTGCCAGATGAACGAGTAGTCCTGGCAAACAACTCAAACGAAGAAAAAGGAGGAATACATATTTTTGATGAAAGTGGGGAGTACCAGAAACATATTGTATGTACATCGAAACCTTTTGGACTTGCGGTCATAAATAAGTCCGATATTGCTGTATCATTTTATAAAGAACAATCAATTAAAGTATATGATTCAGAAAGTTTTAAGGTAAAGTACGTGTTGTTAGAAGGACATTGCGTCTTTGGATTATCTGTCGAATCAGATTGTTTGGCTGCTGCTGTTCGAAATACAGGTATTCATTTCATAAACTATAGTTCTgggaaaattttgaaaattctccCAAGTGACATTGATTTACTAACCTATGTGCATATGATAGGAGAAAACACACTTATTACTGATTATGAAAAAGACATTCTTTATTGTCGAAATAGAGATGGAAAGACAGTTTGGAAATATTCGTCCGATGTCATGAAAGGGCCGAGAAACATGTGCACAGATACTGTTGGAAACATATTCGTTGCCGCCTTTGTTTCAGATAGCATAATTGCCATCTCTCCTGATGGGAAGAATAGCAAAAAAATACTAGGAGTCGAAGACGGCTTGAAAAATCCAAAAGCCATTTGTTTTAGTGAAAGTACGTCTACTTTATTAGTCGTTTCTCAAACAGGAACTGCATTGAAATATAATCTATCATATTCCTAA